The proteins below come from a single Malus sylvestris chromosome 3, drMalSylv7.2, whole genome shotgun sequence genomic window:
- the LOC126615842 gene encoding uncharacterized protein LOC126615842 — translation MKSHHKRFKPSKPLSLSTLLKGSVSGPPNMSLFFIWVLAILRFLVADGSASSWCQQHHQHFLAQSSRQFEQKTDRFWEFKEQTKTWVEVELPYDLVSCLDDNCTVVGSIEGTGTSSNNSKQEQSPDSDDVPGKKEEERSEKKDKENCDHKLLEVLPQRKRISLTRMSEMSIWVTGASGSIYERFWNGVQWVIAPHDLPLSPAHAISLFIVNHTILALSESGNLFQMQISESSHPLWVEFTPTLSQNEGDQSSVILIKSGLVSYDAERVYFCTKKGTLLELSEIEPPRWINHGQPPGANVAAVADAASIRTDVIYTISSAGDLYEYDRISKPSWKKHIWREGKANYNASLIPLTGNTLHGVTGDHSISLFLLTKDGKLVERRLHQRKWKWVVYGSPKDQRLTSITPVLQDDTNERLFSLFFTTSTGSVFEYQISKQSGIAQAQENQVLEAWVSHMHPLHAKVARGIAGLQIHVGRILFPLDDGRLAELHLSGLGGENSGPSHQVMLRRKATVKYVWSIVDAPETEGWNAEYCSEQRGPTNCVTGIKDEPNDLGIGRTMTRRRKGSQAQQHYLTPGASGSGTIKFSEDNSFPYNWINTNFHLRAMHGGRSFFLITDGGFTFEYLYTESVWIWLRHEHSTAIKGALGNYNGSLYVVDTYGSLLIRERSSNDLAWINCTALRKGRQVIGGPPWDGIPGRTMKVTAEDALFFVSRTGRLLQFTVALRKFKWKDCRNPPNTKIASIVDQEHFRENIVFVVGRNGRLYQYNKVTDLWHEHYQSQHLTLSRLPGTAMRPSSLSLTGSLFMLSADGGLVEYHWNTFEGWNWVEHGSPHRVVTLVGSPGPSFEGNQLFLIGSNGNVYLRYMEEMTWRWKNCGFPFLGKLIVEDRRQEEGNDKKEYFCTDVDFAASSKTDYERDNDLSSDCNPEVAPIRPIPFAQDSVIFELRDGRLAEMRRIEGGHWIWSRIIATPTSLCTASYWTALAS, via the exons ATGAAAAGCCACCACAAAAGATTCAAGCCAtcaaaacctctctctctctctacccttTTAAAAGGTTCTGTGTCAGGGCCACCAAACATGTCCCTATTTTTCATCTGGGTCCTAGCGATTCTGAGATTTTTGGTGGCTGATGGTTCTGCTTCTTCATGGTGCCAGCAGCACCACCAACACTTTCTTGCACAGAGCAGCAGACAATTTGAGCAGAAAACAGACAGATTCTGGGAGTTTAAGGAGCAAACCAAAACATGGGTTGAAGTTGAATTGCCCTATGATTTGGTCTCCTGTCTCGATGACAACTGTACTGTTGTGGGTTCAATCGAGGGAACAGGAACATCATCAAACAACAGCAAACAGGAACAGAGTCCAGATTCTGATGATGTTCCAGGAAAAAAGGAAGAGGAGAGATCAGAAAAGAAGGACAAGGAGAATTGTGATCATAAGTTGCTTGAGGTCTTGCCTCAGAGAAAGAGGATTTCATTGACAAGAATGTCAGAAATGTCAATCTGGGTGACTGGGGCAAGTGGGTCAATCTATGAGAGGTTTTGGAATGGGGTCCAGTGGGTGATTGCACCCCATGATTTGCCTTTATCACCTGCTCATGCTATCTCTCTTTTTATTGTCAATCACACCATTCTTGCTCTTTCTGAATCAGGCAATCTGTTTCAG ATGCAAATCAGCGAGAGCTCACACCCTCTTTGGGTAGAATTTACACCTACACTCAGTCAAAACGAAGGAGATCAAAGTTCTGTGATCCTAATTAAATCTGGTCTGGTTTCATATGATGCAGA GAGAGTCTATTTCTGCACAAAAAAAGGGACACTGTTAGAACTTAGTGAAATTGAGCCTCCAAG ATGGATAAATCATGGACAACCCCCTGGCGCGAATGTTGCAGCAGTTGCCGATGCTGCTAGTATTAGAACAGATGTAATTTATACCATAAG TTCTGCAGGTGATCTTTATGAATATGATAGGATCTCAAAACCATCATGGAAGAAGCATATATGGAGAGAAGGGAAAGCTAATTATAATGCTTCTCTAATACCGTTGACGGGGAATACTTTACATGGTGTGACTGGAGATCATTCTATATCCCTCTTTCTTCTAACAAAG GATGGTAAACTGGTCGAGAGACGACTACACCagaggaaatggaaatgggtAGTTTATGGAAGTCCAAAGGATCAGCGGCTGACATCAATCACACCAGTGCTGCAAGATGACACAAACGAAAGATTATTCTCGTTGTTTTTCACCACATCTACGGGATCAGTTTTCGAATATCAAATATCAAAGCAATCAG GTATTGCTCAAGCTCAAGAGAACCAAGTTTTGGAAGCATGGGTAAGCCATATGCATCCTCTTCATGCAAAAGTGGCCAGAGGTATTGCTGGACTGCAAATTCATGTTGGTAGGATTCTGTTCCCATTGGATGATGGAAGACTTGCAGAACTGCATCTATCAGGCTTAGGTGGCGAAAACTCTGGTCCATCTCATCAAGTAATGCTCCGTAGAAAAGCAACAGTCAAATATGTGTGGTCAATAGTAGATGCGCCGGAGACGGAAGGCTGGAATGCAGAGTACTGCTCAGAACAGCGTGGACCCACAAATTGCGTCACGGGCATAAAAGATGAGCCTAATGATTTAGGAATTGGAAGAACAATGACAAGAAGGAGAAAAGGAAGCCAAGCACAGCAACATTACTTAACTCCAGGGGCATCAGGTAGCGGAACAATAAAATTTTCGGAAGATAATAGTTTCCCATACAACTGGATTAACACAAATTTCCATCTGAGAGCGATGCATGGAGGCAGATCATTTTTCCTCATAACAGATGGTGGTTTTACTTTCGAATATCTTTATACTGAAAGTGTATGGATATGGCTCAGGCATGAGCACTCAACAGCTATCAAAGGCGCACTAGGGAACTACAACGGAAGCTTGTATGTAGTTGACACATATGGGAGTTTGCTTATTAGGGAAAGAAGCAGCAATGATCTAGCATGGATAAACTGTACTGCACTGAGGAAAGGAAGGCAAGTAATCGGAGGCCCTCCATGGGATGGAATTCCTGGTAGAACTATGAAAGTTACAGCAGAAGACGCCCTCTTCTTTGTGAGCAGAACAGGCAGATTACTCCAGTTCACG GTTGCCCTGAGGAAATTCAAATGGAAAGATTGCCGAAACCCTCCAAATACGAAGATTGCTTCTATAGTAGATCAGGAACATTTCAGGGAAAACATAGTGTTTGTTGTTGGAAGGAATGGTCGGCTATATCAGTATAATAAAGTGACTGATTTGTGGCATGAGCATTACCAATCTCAGCATTTGACTTTATCAAGACTGCCTGGAACTGCTATGAGACCATCATCGCTTTCACTAACAGGATCACTTTTCATGCTTTCAGCAGACGGAGGACTAGTTGAATATCATTGGAATACATTCGAAGGATGGAATTGGGTGGAACACGGAAGTCCACATAGAGTTGTGACATTGGTTGGTTCTCCTGGTCCGTCCTTCGAAGGTAATCAACTGTTTCTTATTGGCTCCAATGGAAATGTTTACCTGAGGTACATGGAAGAAATGACATGGAGGTGGAAAAACTGTGGTTTTCCGTTTTTGGGAAAGTTGATTGTTGAAGATCGTAGACAAGAGGAAGGAAATGACAAGAAAGAATATTTCTGTACTGACGTAGATTTTGCAGCTAGTTCAAAGACGGATTATGAAAGAGATAATGACCTAAGCAGTGACTGTAACCCTGAG GTGGCGCCAATACGACCAATTCCCTTTGCTCAAGATTCAGTAATCTTTGAGCTACGAGATGGCAGA TTGGCAGAAATGCGCCGGATAGAAGGCGGGCATTGGATATGGTCCCGAATCATCGCCACTCCGACAAGCTTATGCACAGCAAGTTACTGGACTGCTTTGGCATCGTGA